In Deltaproteobacteria bacterium, the sequence ATAACCGATAACCAGATCCCCCGAGGCCAAAATGAAACACAAAACCTTGCCACCGATCCTTCTTTTCCTGCTCATCTTCATCACGGCGCTGCCCCTGGACGCTGCTCAACGCCATGCTTCCATTACTGCCTTGCCCGCGGAACCGGAAACCGCCGGCTTGCTTCCGGCAAGCTACCTCATAGGCCCGGGCGACGTGCTCAACATCTCGGTGTGGGAGACGGAATCCCTCACCCGGGTGGCCACTGTACTGCCGGACGGCACCATCTCCTTTCCCCTGATCGGTGAGGTGCAGGCAGGGGGTAGGACCACTGCAGAACTCAGGCAGGAAATAAAACAGAGAGTGGCGCCATACGTTTCCGACCCGGTCGTCTCTGTAGAGGTGCAGCAGGTAAACAGCATGCACATCTACGTCATAGGCAAGGTCAACAAACCAGGCCGCTTCATTCTCAACGCCAATGTGGATGTACTCCAGGCCCTTGCTATGGCCGGAGGACTTACCGACTGGGCTGACAAGGACAACATCAAGATATTCCGCCGCGATCAGAACGCCACCAGGAGCTTCACCTTCAATTACGAAGACGTTTCCAAGGGAGAGAACCTCCAGCAGAACATCTGGCTCAAGCGCGGTGACGTTATCGTTGTGCCCTGAAATAGATCAGGTACAGCCAGTCTATTTTCTGCAGCAAGCTAAAAGGACGAGGCCATGCCAACCATCAGCGACAGAGAAATCATTGAGCAGAACATCAAGACCCTCGACGATTATCTGGACATACTCAAAAGACGCAAATGGAGCCTGCTGCTGCCTGCCTTTGCCATCGTGCTTCTGGCAGCCGTAGTGGCGCTTGTACTGCCGCCCATCTACCAGTCCACTTCCACCATTCTTATTGAGGCCCAGGAGATCCCCCCGGAGTTTGTCAAGACCACGGTCACCAGTTTTGCCGAGCAGCGGCTGCAGACCATCAACCAGAGGATCATGAGCTACAGCCGCTTGCTGGAGATCATCAACCGCTTCAACCTCTACCCTGAACTGAGGAAAAAGAAAACCACCGAGGAAATTGTCGACAAGATGCGCAAAGACGTCAAGATGGAGACCATCAGCGCCGAGGTGAAGGATCGGCGCAGCCGCAAAGAGAACCTGGCAACCATCGCCTTTACCCTCTCCTACGAGGGCAAAGACCCGGAAAAGGTCTACCAGGTGGCCAATGTGCTCGCCTCTCTCTACCTGGAGGAGAACCTTCGGGTTCGGGAGCAGCAGGCTCTTGGTACTTCCCAGTTTCTCCAGGAGGAAATGAAGCAGGTCAGGGTCCACCTCACAGAACTGGAGGCGGCAATTGCCTCTTTCAAAGAAAAGCACATCAACGAGCTGCCGGAGCTGCTGCAGGTGAACATTCAGAGTCTCGAGCGCACCGAGCAAACCATTGCCCAGCTGGAAGAACAGGTTCGCGCCTTGCGGAAGCAGGAGACCTACCTCCAGAGCCAGCTTGCCGGCATGTCTCCCGGGTTGCTAAAAGGTGATCTGGAGCGCTTGCAGGATTTGAAGGTGCAGCTGGTCCATCTCAAGAGCCGTTTCTCTGAGCAGTACCCCTCGGTCAAGAAGGTCAGGGCAGAGATCGCTCAACTGGAAAGCCGGCTGCAGAGTTCGACTGCAGGCGGCAGCCAGGGCCAGTCCAGCTACCAGGCTGCAGATGCAAGCCAGCCGGACAATCCTGCCTATATCACCCTGCAGGCGCAGCTAACCACCACCCGCACAGACATCAATTCCCTGAAAAGGCAGGTGGAAGATTTGCAGAAACGCCGACTGGAATACAACCGCCGCATAGAGGCCACCCCGATGGTCGAGAAGGCATACAAGGCCCTGCTCATCGAGCGGGACAACACCCAGGCCAAGTACAATGACCTGATGCGCAAGTACATGGAAGCGGACGTGGCCCACGGCCTGGAAAAGGAGCAGAAGGGCGAACGGTTCACCATTATAGACACTGCCAGACTGCCGGAAAAGCCCATCAAGCCGAATCGGTTGGTCATCCTCCTGGTGGGGGTTGTGCTCGGTATGGGAGCCGGCGTGGGCACTGCAGCCCTGCGGGAGTTCGGAGACCATTCCGTGCGCAGTGCCGAAAGCCTGAGCCTGGCCACTTCCTTTCCGGTGCTGGCAGTAATTCCAGACATCGTCACCAGAAAAGATATACTGCGCCGCCGAGCGCGCCGCGCCGCCCTGGCCGTCACCGTGGTCCTTGTCATGGCCGTAGGTGTGACCGCCTTCCACTACCTGGTAATGGATCTCAACGTCTTCTGGGCCAAGGTCCTCCGCCGACTGGGAGTGTAGCATCCACATATTACTTGAACCTTTGACCTGATAACCAATCACAGACAACTCAATAAACCCAAATGCTCCATGCCCAACGCCCAATGCCTTGCGCCCTGCGCCCAATGCCTTGCGCCCGTTGAACCGATAACTGAAAATCCAACAAACGCAACAAACCAAAATGACCCAAATAACGCGAAGCCTCCAGGCAAACAAGCCCAGCCTGGTTTCTCCTCCCCTGGCGGGAGGAGATTAAGAGGAGGGGGAAAGATTAACCATTTCTTTACCTTCAGCTTTAGCCTGCGGCCATCAATACAATTACATCAAGCCGCCAATTATGCCCCACGAATCGACACGAAGACCGGCAACGCAGTCTGAAGCCTGCGCCTACCGACCCGTTGCCTGGACATTTACCGATAACTGATAACCACCTAAGTTGAGCGGTTCTGATCCCCCTCCCCCTAACCCCCTCCCACCAGGGGAGGGGAGATTTATCTGTGTTTCCCAATAGTTCCCTCCCTTTGTCGAAGAC encodes:
- a CDS encoding chain-length determining protein; its protein translation is MEQNIKTLDDYLDILKRRKWSLLLPAFAIVLLAAVVALVLPPIYQSTSTILIEAQEIPPEFVKTTVTSFAEQRLQTINQRIMSYSRLLEIINRFNLYPELRKKKTTEEIVDKMRKDVKMETISAEVKDRRSRKENLATIAFTLSYEGKDPEKVYQVANVLASLYLEENLRVREQQALGTSQFLQEEMKQVRVHLTELEAAIASFKEKHINELPELLQVNIQSLERTEQTIAQLEEQVRALRKQETYLQSQLAGMSPGLLKGDLERLQDLKVQLVHLKSRFSEQYPSVKKVRAEIAQLESRLQSSTAGGSQGQSSYQAADASQPDNPAYITLQAQLTTTRTDINSLKRQVEDLQKRRLEYNRRIEATPMVEKAYKALLIERDNTQAKYNDLMRKYMEADVAHGLEKEQKGERFTIIDTARLPEKPIKPNRLVILLVGVVLGMGAGVGTAALREFGDHSVRSAESLSLATSFPVLAVIPDIVTRKDILRRRARRAALAVTVVLVMAVGVTAFHYLVMDLNVFWAKVLRRLGV
- a CDS encoding polysaccharide export protein yields the protein MKHKTLPPILLFLLIFITALPLDAAQRHASITALPAEPETAGLLPASYLIGPGDVLNISVWETESLTRVATVLPDGTISFPLIGEVQAGGRTTAELRQEIKQRVAPYVSDPVVSVEVQQVNSMHIYVIGKVNKPGRFILNANVDVLQALAMAGGLTDWADKDNIKIFRRDQNATRSFTFNYEDVSKGENLQQNIWLKRGDVIVVP